The Ciconia boyciana chromosome 7, ASM3463844v1, whole genome shotgun sequence region AGGTACAAATGATGGCTAGAAACACACCCAGATGCTTTATTTACCTTCCGTCTTGTCATAGATTTgacttctttaaaacatttatcagCAACAATACTGCAGCTACATATGAGTTTTATATATAATCCATAATTTCCAGCCCTAGTACCATTTCATTATTGCCATCTGAAGAGCTAACTGTTTGCACAGCCACCATCACATTATGGTAGAGgcaataaacattttctaaaagcatttaagGAGTTTGTGAATTTGCGTAAAATAAGAGTTCAATACAGCTGAAGACCATCAACTATGATAAGCTAACTATAagctttttctgttaaaaggaACCAGTGGCCAAAGAATTCAAATAATCCATGGGCCTTTGAGGCATTCAGCATACTGGACAACTGCTACACTTTTGCTATGCTCTTGCAGTGTTTGTGGCATATAAAATATTACTCTGTGTCAAGCACCTTCATTTTTCAGGCAGACCTCTTCAAATAATTTATCCACATGTCTAGAAGGAAGAGGAATATATTGCAGCATAAGAACAGCTCTCTGCTCATCTGAAAATGTTATGCAACTGTTTGGAAAACAACCCCAATTATGAGTGCAAATCAGTATAATATCTGAGGCAAGAGAAtagtttttttaattggatttcactagtatttttttttgtctatacTTTGGATGAAtacatccattaaaaaaacaaaactgcactGAATAGGGCATGGCTGAATGGAATGTCTCTGTACACTAAACTACACAAATGGTTGTTCTAAATCAGATAAAACTTAGCCTAAAGTTTTATACCCTTCTCCAACAGCTTCTAAAGTACAGAAGTCCCTACAATAAAGATCAAGAGACCAAATCTAAAATACAGCTTCTTTTAGTTCCGTGTACTGACAAGCAGAACAGTAAACAACATGCCGGCAACCATAAAAGCAATAACAAAATCCAATTATCGGTTAGCTTTTTCAGACAAagctttaaattatttctggatGCAAAACATATTACATTTTTaccagccaaaatcagcactgGAAGACAGTAATCTTCTTGGACTTGTATTTCCTGAAATTAATCTTACCTGAATGCAGGAACCCAACgcagaaaagttatttttccaaTATCCTTCCACCCACAGCAGTAAGAGTGCTTCTGACGTAATTAAGACTTTCTTGAAAAAAGATGGTTCCAGAGAAGAGAGGACTATGCAGCTCAAACCTCTCCCACAAGGACCACAACCTCTGCCATGACTGTTCCTAAATCACCCCAATCAGAACTCACCTGTGTCTGCAGCCAGCCTTGAAGAACCAGCAGCATGTCTTACACAGGGCCTATtgatttcatttgcaaaataaaatttaaagattCCCCCAAAGCACAACAACATAAACATGAATTTCAAGTGCTTTTGTACCATGACTACTGTAGAATCAAATCACACGCACTTTTTTAAGAGTCTTTATTGTTCTGGGgacagacaaaaatgttttgaaagggCTTAGGACATattgaagaaataaagcagtattTAATGGCTTGTTCTCTCTTTCTGGTGCCAGATATGCATCCCTGTTTGTTAGAGCCCACATTATTCTAACTGCATAGTCATAGTACGTGTATCAATTTGACACACTCAGTAAACTTCTCCAAGTAAGCACTCTTTTTTTGGACTTAGTTGGAAAATTTGCATCAGCAAGTATTGTCAGCTCTAGTAGGCGGCACCCTGAAGCGAGTCCTTTCTCAGTAAGAATTATTATTACTAGAGTGTGTCTTGGTTCTCATCCAAATGCCACTACAATCACTCAGAATCTCAGCATGCTTTAGATAAGTTCCTGTAATCATATCACGTCATACAATCATAGGACCACAGGATAATGCTGTTCGAAAGGAAGCTCAGGAGGTCTCCAgtccccatccccctgctcaaagcaggggtAGCTGTGAGctcagaccaggctgctcagggctttctCTAGTTGTAGGGTTGAAAAGTACAATCTAATCCTTACCTTTATCCCAGGGCAGATCAGCTAAACTATTGCTGGCATATTAGTGTAACATAACCTTGAATTAGAAGATGGCATAAAGAAAGGAGTTCTAGCTTCAGGTTTTCATTGCTGGTCATTTTAATCAAGACTCCTGGTAAttcatgtttttctcctttggacTCTCTCTAAATGGTTCAAATCTTTGGACTCAATGGACGACACATGGAAATAACCTGCTTACCAAGAGGTGAAAAAAGGAAACTCAGTCCATAACCTTGATTTCTACAGGTGAATTTCCCAAAGGAagtatattttggatttttctcAGCAACTACAGAAAAGGGTTATTTTCTCCACAGGAAGACATATAATTCAATTAGGTTTCTTTATTAAACATCATAATGTATGCTTATAAAATAAAGTGGCAACGCATATATTGTATTCTCACTTTCTCCCTTCAGCTCTGGCTAAAGTATTTGGTATTTATGTGACTGATATTTTGATTCCCACATGCATCTGATAAGCTTCCTGCAAAGCTACAGGTACTTTTTTCTAGCTATTCAATTAATGCAGCCCATTGGCCCCCTCAGTAATTAATGTAAAGGTCTCTTAATTCTTATTGGGAGTAGCAGATAATTTATATTCTTGGTTGGAGAGAAATCTGGAAAGTAATTTACTTACATAGAAATTTTGAGTGAAACTTTTAGCTTGCAAGGTTATCATGCATCATCTTATATTTTCCTTAGCTATGAGGATATTTTGTACATGGCTGAGTACCCCAAAATGGAATTTAATACCTTCCTGTCAAGACACTCTAtcagcatttaattttcctcttgttcaTTATATCTCCATAATAACAACTAAGTGGTATCTTGTGTGTGAGGTGTTCCTTGTATATATGACTACAGAGATTAATAGCAGCTGCATGCACTAAGAGAGATCTGGCAAATCCTAATATtagattttctgaaaaaaagcagtttccatCCATATTTCTATCACTAATTCACCAGCACAGGATACCATCTATGCTTTCTTCTTCAGTCACATTGAAATGCCATCTGAGTAAATGTAATGGTATGTAGACTAATTACATCTGAGCAATGTAAAATTAACACATTAACTTATTATTacttattaatgaaaaattaagtttcattgcatcttcattgctttttcttcagtataGTTGATATGATCTCTTgccatgttttaaaacagtataaGAATTAATTGGCACCTGAtccaaaacaaagtaaggtACCAAGCAGTATTCAGTCAACAGGGAAAGCCTagtttatggaagaaaaatcctttgaaTGCAACCTAGTACAAAAACTATACCCCTGATTCAGGATGTCCTTGAACCTTGAAAGTTATCACTACATAGATGTtctttttctaagaaaacatCTGCTGTTGTGTCCATCGTCAAAGAAAGGACTCTCTGCTATAGGCCTGTCTGTTCTGTCTGACATGTGGTTCTTCTTTTGCAGTGCTTCCCAATAGAGTATGTGCTCATTTGTCCAAATGTAATGAGATGTAATTATATTATTGTacagacaaggagaaaatgGGACCTTGTATATGTTAAACAGTGAATGACTAGGTGGAGGTACTATCTGTATGCCCTTTGCATTAAGACAGAGCCCTACATAAACATCTTCCAAATGTATAAATTTTACCATTACAGAAGCATTGACAATTTTTGAAGCCAGGTCTCCAGAAAAGACGTAGCCATTTCCTGAACAAAAAGGAGGGTATTTGTCACCTGGGTATTCTTCGTCTGATATGTACCATTTACTTTCTTTATTCCAAATAGGCTTATGCCCTTTCATAAGACAGcctgtgaaataattttgtggagGAGGTGAAAGAGGCCTGAGGAGCTTTTCTATTAGGTATATTGTATTAACAAAAACATCACTGTCTGTCTTCATAACAAAGCTTGCGCCACTGCAATAAGAGGCAACTCACTTCATGCCCATCAAAGTTTTATGAGTTAAGTTATTGTAAGTGTCCAGGAAGTCCTTTTGAATAATATCGTGATATTGCTCACTTTCTCTCAGTAGGACCTCATTTGGACCCTTGCTCTCAACGTCCAGCATAAACAACTGAACAACCTCAACTCTTGGAACCACAGATTCATTTCCCCAAGTTTTTCTGATGGAACTTCTGTGCTGAATTTCAGCAGCCGTAGCTGCTATTAGCAATATCAAGAAAGGTGTTTTATCTTTacacttctctttttcattaataatgaatttaaatgaCCATGTTGAAGTGGAtctgtttttattctaaaatttctcattttcagctggTAGTTCtctattttatttccataagaattgtttgaattttgaaataatgtttttatgtaaaatattttcacttttaatctGAAGATTATCATACCTTTTGGTAAAAAGtatgtctttttcttctatgtCCTCATTGTTTTGAACTTGACTTCCAGTTAGAACAGCAAGGTGATCAGAattcaaaaaccagaaaatcaaatatattGCTGTAAAAGAGATGGAGGCaatcaggaaaacatttcttttggtGCAATCCCAAGGACAGGAGAAGAATCCACCACAGTAGGTCATGTTGGCAGCTTTGAGAGGATGcacaaaaagctattttttaattggaCAGATATTTTGTCAGAAGAGCAGTTAATTTGTAATTGTTTTCCTCGGTGACACAGGAAGATAAAAGCAATCTGCAGGCTTCTGATTCTTcagtattcctttttttttaaaattaaaagtatccCATTATTTTATCTTAGAATAAATTGTAAAAATTTTcatagaagcaaaaaaaaaatcttaaaaaaaatttcattatttcattttcaggcttttcttcctAGGAGAAA contains the following coding sequences:
- the LOC140654162 gene encoding LOW QUALITY PROTEIN: beta-1,3-galactosyltransferase 2-like (The sequence of the model RefSeq protein was modified relative to this genomic sequence to represent the inferred CDS: substituted 1 base at 1 genomic stop codon), whose protein sequence is MTYCGGFFSCPWDCTKRNVFLIASISFTAIYLIFWFLNSDHLAVLTGSQVQNNEDIEEKDILFTKRSTSTWSFKFIINEKEKCKDKTPFLILLIAATAAEIQHRSSIRKTWGNESVVPRVEVVQLFMLDVESKGPNEVLLRESEQYHDIIQKDFLDTYNNLTHKTLMGMKXVASYCSGASFVMKTDSDVFVNTIYLIEKLLRPLSPPPQNYFTGCLMKGHKPIWNKESKWYISDEEYPGDKYPPFCSGNGYVFSGDLASKIVNASVMVKFIHLEDVYVGLCLNAKGIQIVPPPSHSLFNIYKVPFSPCLYNNIITSHYIWTNEHILYWEALQKKNHMSDRTDRPIAESPFFDDGHNSRCFLRKRTSM